The following is a genomic window from Spirosoma foliorum.
ACGCCATCAACATGATCAAAGGTTTGGAGGAATACCGACCTTTCTTTATCGAAGACCCCTTCTCCCCGGAGAACATGAGCTGGTTCAAACTACTACGTCAGACAACCGCCGTACCCATTGCGATGGGCGAACTGTTCAACAACGTTAATGAATTCAAAGAACCGATGGCCAACCATCTGTTCGACTTTATCCGGATTCACATCTCGCAGATTGGGGGCATTACGCCAGCCATGAAAGTAGCTCGTTTGGGTGAGTGGTTCAATGTTCGCACGGCCTGGCATGGCCCTGGCGATACTTCACCCGTGGGACATGCGGCCAACAACAGCATCGATATTGCCGTCTGGAACTTCGGTATTCAGGAGTCGCAGATGTTTAATGACAAAGTGAAAGAGGTATTTCCGGGTTGTCCAATCATCAAGAACGGCTATTATCAGGTGAGTGAATCACCGGGTTTGGGAATTGACATCAACGAAAAGGAAGCAGCCAAGTACCCAATCGGTACCAAGTCGCGCTGGACGGTTCGTAAAAATGACGGTACCATTTTGAAGCCGTAAACTTCCCCTCACCCCCGGCCCCTCTCCCATTTGGGGAGAGGGGAGAAAAAGAAAAATTAACGGCCTGAAGGGAGTTTAGGGGAAATGGAATTCTCACCCTGACAGGGTTTCTCTCTCATTTCTTGTATCCATGAATGCTTACAAATTAGTGCTAAGCTTGGGTGGGCTGTGCCTATTTATTGCTTTTTACTTGATATTTACCGGGTCGCTCGCTCAGGCAGGGCCATTTTTTATTGCCTTTTTTGTGGCTTTGGCCATTGGTTTTAGAGGCTATGAGGCATTAAGAGGCTTTTCTTATACCGTTGTCATTTTCGCTTCCGTTACGACAGCCCTGTATTACCCAACCTATTTTGTGGAAGTCAATGGGTTTAAGCTATCAGGCCTGATCACTCCACTCATTCAGTTAATCATGTTTGGCATGGGTACGTCGATGAGCGCCGAGGATTTTGTTGGAGTCGTCAAAATGCCTAAAGGAGTTTTCATTGGCGTAGTGAGTCATTTTCTAATCATGCCGCTACTAGGTTTTACCCTGGCAAATCTGAGCGGGCTACCTCCCGAAATTGCGGCTGGCATCATTTTGATCGGCTGCTCGCCCAATGGTATGGCGTCGAATGTCATCTCGTATCTGGCCAAAGCCAATCTGGCGCTTTCGATTACCATTACCGCCATTTCGACCACTATCTCCCCGTTCGTTACGCCCTTCTTAATGAAGCTACTGGCGGGTGCTTTTGTCCAGATTGACGCCCTCCACATGATGTGGGACATTATCAAAATGGTGATTTTGCCGATCGGGGCTGGCTTATTGTTTAACAAGTTTCTGAGCGGCAAATCGAAATGGCTCGATGAGGCCATGCCAGTGGTATCAATGTTCGGTATTGCTTTCATCATTGTCGTAATCACGGCAGCCGGTAGAACCAATCTCTTGACTATTGGGCCTCTATTGATTGGCTTGGTGCTCATTCACAACCTATGCGGGTATTTGCTTGGCTATTCGTCGGCCCGCTTATTTAAGATGGACGAACGCGACTGCCGGACTATTGCTATTGAAGTGGGTATGCAGAATGGCGGATTAGCCTCTGGCATCGCCAATCAAATGGGAAAGATGGCAACGGTTGGTCTGGCTCCGGCCATTTTTGGCCCACTGATGAATATTACGGGTTCCATTCTGGCTTCCTGGTGGCACCGTAAAGCGAAAGATGTAACGAGTTCAACCGTTCCTGCCAATGAATATACGAAGCATTGAACGGAGGTTATCCGGCTATTGGCTGGTTTTTATCGCACTATCGGCCTAGTTGGGAATCGCGCTGATGGGCCTGAAAGGCATTGGCCCACGGATCGATCAGCCAGCCACGGATTCGAACTGGCCCCAGTACAGAGGTCGGCCAGATCAGTCTAAGTTTGTGAACCTAAGTCAGATTAGGAAGCAGAACGTCAGCCAGTTAAAGGTGGCCTGGCATTATCCGACGTCTGATAAAGTTGAGTATCTATTTAACCCGATCATCGTCGATGGGGTCATGTATCTATTGGCGAAGAATAATTCGCTGGTGGCCTGTGCGTAGCGAAGCATTGATAAGAATGAAGATGTCAAGAAGTTCGGTCGGAGATTGGGGAGTATGGATGAAGCGGATCGGCAGCTGGTGCTCAACGGGTCAAACATCTATAAATCGCTCTGTTTGTACGCCCAGATGAAGTAAAAGCCGTACCAACAAAAACCGCCGGGCACGAAAAAGCCTGGACGTTAGACGAATTGATCAAAACCGGAACGAGTAGTCAGTAAAACCCTTTAACACGATGCGAAAATTACTATTCCTATCTATGACAGGTTGGTTGCTAGGTATCGCGACCGGTAAAAGTCAATCGACCAAGGTGAAGTACGATGAAAAAGGCTGTCTCTATACCAGCTACAAAGGGCTGTTAATGGCTGGCTATCAGGGTTGGTTTGCCGCCCAGGGCGATGCGTCGGAACGAGGTTGGCATCATTATCAGAAACAGGGCAAATTCGAACCGGGGTTCGCGTCGATTGACTTCTGGCCGGATGTGAAAGACTATCCGATTACGTATAAAACGGCTTTTCAATT
Proteins encoded in this region:
- a CDS encoding bile acid:sodium symporter family protein is translated as MNAYKLVLSLGGLCLFIAFYLIFTGSLAQAGPFFIAFFVALAIGFRGYEALRGFSYTVVIFASVTTALYYPTYFVEVNGFKLSGLITPLIQLIMFGMGTSMSAEDFVGVVKMPKGVFIGVVSHFLIMPLLGFTLANLSGLPPEIAAGIILIGCSPNGMASNVISYLAKANLALSITITAISTTISPFVTPFLMKLLAGAFVQIDALHMMWDIIKMVILPIGAGLLFNKFLSGKSKWLDEAMPVVSMFGIAFIIVVITAAGRTNLLTIGPLLIGLVLIHNLCGYLLGYSSARLFKMDERDCRTIAIEVGMQNGGLASGIANQMGKMATVGLAPAIFGPLMNITGSILASWWHRKAKDVTSSTVPANEYTKH